The following proteins come from a genomic window of Acetivibrio cellulolyticus CD2:
- a CDS encoding MBL fold metallo-hydrolase, with product MNRLDRPVFTSETIKAMEDMSFFAHSLIFDDLVIVAQRETNCFVLKTNDGLIVIDAIWPNKKVFDAIIEAIIDVGWNPDTIKTLVLTHGHVDHTGCGKWFVEQYHVETYLSKTDDIYWQEHPTKPDRPETWKDYSIDHYLQDGDTIKLGDKTIYVYSTPGHTPGCLSYIIPVKENGEVLMASLWGGATPPWTKAGVEQYLKSLDYFVSVAIQKKVDVVLSNHTAIDNGLERIAYSRERLAYMPNVYVIGTDGFQKYCQVFRTMSYEILERL from the coding sequence ATGAATAGATTAGATAGACCAGTATTTACAAGTGAGACTATCAAGGCAATGGAGGACATGTCGTTTTTTGCCCATTCTCTTATTTTTGACGACTTAGTGATTGTTGCCCAAAGAGAAACAAACTGCTTTGTATTAAAGACTAATGACGGTTTGATTGTTATTGATGCCATTTGGCCGAATAAAAAGGTTTTTGATGCCATAATAGAAGCAATTATAGATGTAGGCTGGAATCCCGATACCATAAAAACACTGGTCTTGACTCATGGTCACGTCGATCATACCGGATGCGGCAAGTGGTTTGTTGAACAATATCATGTTGAGACATACCTCTCTAAAACAGATGATATTTACTGGCAGGAACATCCGACAAAGCCGGACAGACCAGAAACATGGAAAGACTACAGTATTGACCATTATCTGCAGGATGGAGACACCATAAAACTAGGCGACAAGACCATTTACGTCTACAGTACGCCCGGCCATACTCCAGGATGCTTGAGTTATATAATCCCTGTAAAAGAAAATGGGGAGGTTCTTATGGCATCCTTATGGGGAGGTGCTACACCTCCTTGGACAAAGGCCGGAGTAGAACAATACTTAAAATCGTTGGACTACTTCGTCAGTGTGGCAATTCAAAAAAAGGTGGATGTGGTTTTAAGCAATCATACAGCGATTGATAATGGTCTGGAACGCATTGCATACTCAAGAGAACGGCTAGCCTATATGCCTAACGTCTATGTAATAGGAACAGATGGATTTCAAAAATATTGTCAGGTTTTTCGTACAATGAGTTATGAAATTCTGGAAAGATTATAG
- a CDS encoding DUF134 domain-containing protein encodes MPRPRKCKRVCSLPKNNLFGPINGIDADKEIIVMTVDEYETIRLIDLEGMNQEECAARMNAARTTIQRIYYDARKKLAESLVYGKRIQIEGGDYKLCSDEESSFKCERCCKNK; translated from the coding sequence ATGCCAAGACCGAGAAAGTGTAAAAGGGTATGTTCTTTACCGAAAAATAATTTGTTTGGACCAATCAATGGAATAGATGCTGATAAAGAAATTATTGTTATGACAGTGGACGAATATGAGACAATTCGGCTTATTGATTTAGAAGGGATGAATCAAGAAGAGTGTGCTGCTCGAATGAATGCTGCACGCACAACAATACAGAGAATATATTATGATGCACGCAAAAAGCTGGCAGAATCACTGGTGTATGGTAAAAGGATACAGATTGAGGGTGGAGACTATAAACTCTGTAGCGATGAAGAATCTTCATTTAAATGCGAAAGGTGTTGTAAAAATAAATGA
- a CDS encoding NifB/NifX family molybdenum-iron cluster-binding protein: MKIALPSRHNNIDDHFGHCEYFTVYTVDTSKKEILDSEIVKSPEGCGCKSNIATILSDMGVKVMLAGNMGEGAVRVLNNSGIEVLRGCSGDVKSVALKWLEGAVTDSGDSCHEHEHGCHN; the protein is encoded by the coding sequence ATGAAAATCGCATTACCCTCTCGCCATAATAATATTGACGACCATTTTGGACATTGTGAATATTTCACAGTCTATACCGTCGATACGTCTAAAAAAGAAATACTTGATTCTGAAATTGTAAAATCTCCAGAAGGCTGTGGCTGTAAATCAAATATTGCAACAATACTTTCTGATATGGGTGTTAAAGTAATGCTCGCAGGAAACATGGGTGAAGGAGCTGTAAGAGTCTTAAACAATTCAGGTATAGAAGTATTGCGAGGATGTTCTGGCGACGTTAAGTCCGTAGCCCTCAAATGGCTTGAAGGAGCCGTTACTGACTCTGGTGACTCTTGCCATGAGCATGAACATGGCTGCCACAACTAA